In Mytilus trossulus isolate FHL-02 unplaced genomic scaffold, PNRI_Mtr1.1.1.hap1 h1tg000128l__unscaffolded, whole genome shotgun sequence, one DNA window encodes the following:
- the LOC134700189 gene encoding membrane progestin receptor alpha-B-like gives MIKMVWNPPNTLISSKMPALLQNRGIVFGYRQINQPWSYYARSICQFHNETFNIWTHLIAIVIHLSMIYQYADECDFYRDKHSWTLLIFSVCCIYSTTISVIAHIFHSKNIDAHYSLFLFDYTGAYLYAYASGLIAIYYFSDQYTYDVIVNEYLVAHLIFSFGGVILMCIMKTSFGHKDHQRTRKGLLSLFFSLHAILMSATVARKYWLSLNGNNEYLASITNYNWIYLYFILGGLSYSCHSPEVFFPGMFDIIGQSHQIFHIFATLTQILQIRAVRFEISKGNAPYGHPSLPSFFILSTISLGIITFICVFIIRKYFPVQTSKKEK, from the coding sequence ATGATCAAAATGGTTTGGAATCCACCCAACACACTCATTTCTTCTAAAATGCCTGCTCTACTGCAGAATCGGGGAATAGTTTTCGGTTATCGTCAAATAAATCAGCCGTGGAGTTATTATGCGAGAAGCATCTGTCAATTTCACAACGAAACCTTTAATATATGGACGCATTTGATAGCCATAGTCATACATTTAAGTATGATTTATCAGTATGCCGACGAATGCGACTTTTATCGTGACAAACACTCATGGACATTATTAATTTTTAGTGTTTGTTGTATATATTCGACAACAATAAGTGTAATAGCACACATTTTTCATAGCAAAAATATTGATGCACATTACAGCTTATTTCTGTTTGATTACACAGGCGCGTATCTGTACGCGTATGCTTCCGGTTTGATAGCCATTTACTATTTTTCAGATCAATACACCTATGACGTGATCGTTAATGAGTACTTGGTCGCCCATTTGATATTCTCTTTTGGGGGCGTTATTCTCATGTGTATAATGAAAACAAGCTTTGGACATAAAGACCACCAGAGGACCAGGAAAGGCCTACTTAGcttgtttttttcattgcaCGCAATTCTTATGTCTGCAACAGTAGCACGAAAATATTGGCTTTCACTTAATGGCAACAACGAATATTTAGCTTCCATTACAAACTATAAttggatttatttatattttatacttgGCGGATTATCGTACAGTTGCCACTCGCCAGAAGTGTTTTTTCCGGGCATGTTTGACATAATTGGACAAAGCcaccaaatatttcatatatttgcAACACTGACTCAGATATTACAGATTCGGGCAGTGCGCTTTGAAATTTCTAAAGGGAACGCTCCATATGGACATCCATCCTTGCCATCATTCTTTATATTATCAACAATTTCTTTGGGAATTATCACttttatatgtgtatttatcattagaaaatattttccagtacaaactt